From a region of the Oscarella lobularis chromosome 7, ooOscLobu1.1, whole genome shotgun sequence genome:
- the LOC136189088 gene encoding solute carrier family 35 member F6-like has product MIFLKRRLRLIHWLGISLVVFGLVCVGVSDVFRQEKHLQSKSGWHTIVGIVLIICSQLVAASQMIIEEIFLKKKGFHPMQVVGVEGLYGVILMAGIVLPAMYYIRPDGKPFEDSLDALYQVISSGKLLLLLFFYMCSIAFYDFFGMAVTKSLTVDGFAFLVIGTAMYNGIMNFPCLAPANIAPEQIRDGQLLIDNGKGSSIQQESDDGSD; this is encoded by the exons ATGATCTTTCTCAAACGAAGACTAAGACTCATTCACTGGCTGGGAATATCTCTTGTCGTG TTTGGTCTCGTCTGCGTTGGCGTCTCGGACGTCTTCAGGCAGGAGAAACATTTGCAATCAAAATCAGGCTGGCACACGATAGTCG GAATTGTACTGATAATTTGCAGTCAGCTTGTGGCCGCATCTCAAATGATTATTGAAGAAATatttctaaagaagaaaggctTTCATCCCATGCAG GTGGTTGGCGTGGAAGGACTCTATGGCGTTATTTTGATGGCTGGC ATTGTTCTTCCGGCAATGTATTATATTAGACCTGACGGCAAACCGTTTGAGGACAG TCTAGACGCTCTTTACCAGGTCATAAGCTCTGGCAAACTACTTCTTCTCTTAT TTTTCTACATGTGTTCGATTGCTTTTTACGATTTCTTCGGCATGGCCGTGACAAAATCCCTTACAG TGGATGGATTTGCCTTTCTTGTCATTGGAACGGCAATGTATAATGGAATAATGAACTTTCCTTGCTTGGCACCTGCAAATATCGCTCCAGAACAAATAAGAGATGGTCAACTTCTTATCGATAACGGGAAAGGTTCCTCTATTCAACAA GAATCTGACGACGGATCtgattag